A stretch of the Streptosporangium sp. NBC_01755 genome encodes the following:
- a CDS encoding nucleotide sugar dehydrogenase, translating into MTAYDLAIIGLGYVGMPLAKEATAAGLRVIGFEVDSGKIAALNAGRSYIDDLTDADLEHMLAGGFTATGDESVLADSRTIVICVPTPLDEDHRPDLSAVEGATGTVARNLRAGSLVVLESTTWPGTTDEVARPILETGSGLVAGTDFHLAFSPERIDPGNPKYGLRNTPKVVGGYTSACKDRAVGFYSQFIEQVVPVSGTREAEMAKLLENTYRHVNIALVNEMAIFCDELGVDLWESIEAAATKPFGFQKFLPGPGVGGHCIPVDPSYLSYTVRKLGYPFRFVELAQEINERMPSYVVARVQRLLNRHRKPVNGSRVLLLGVTYKPDIADERETPALPVARALRELGAELVFADPYVKDWRVDGVQVPREEDLAKGVVEADVTLLLQQHAAFDLSIVEDQGKLVLDTRGVLAEGERVERL; encoded by the coding sequence GTGACTGCCTACGACCTGGCCATCATCGGTCTGGGCTACGTCGGCATGCCCCTGGCCAAGGAGGCCACGGCAGCCGGTCTGCGGGTCATCGGCTTCGAGGTCGACTCCGGCAAGATCGCTGCTCTCAACGCGGGCAGGTCCTACATCGACGACCTGACCGACGCCGACCTTGAGCACATGCTGGCGGGGGGCTTCACCGCCACGGGGGACGAGTCCGTTCTGGCCGACAGCCGGACCATCGTCATCTGCGTGCCGACCCCGCTCGACGAGGACCACCGCCCCGACCTGTCCGCGGTCGAGGGCGCCACCGGCACCGTCGCACGCAACCTCCGCGCGGGCTCGCTGGTGGTCCTGGAGTCCACCACCTGGCCCGGCACCACCGACGAGGTCGCCCGCCCCATCCTGGAGACGGGCTCCGGCCTCGTCGCGGGCACCGACTTCCACCTCGCCTTCTCGCCCGAGCGCATCGACCCGGGCAACCCCAAGTACGGCCTGCGCAACACCCCGAAGGTCGTCGGCGGCTACACCTCCGCCTGCAAGGACCGCGCGGTCGGGTTCTACTCCCAGTTCATCGAGCAGGTCGTGCCGGTCAGCGGCACCCGCGAGGCCGAGATGGCCAAGCTCCTGGAGAACACCTACCGCCACGTCAACATCGCCCTCGTCAACGAGATGGCGATCTTCTGCGACGAGCTGGGCGTCGACCTCTGGGAGTCGATCGAGGCCGCCGCCACCAAGCCGTTCGGTTTCCAGAAGTTCCTCCCCGGACCAGGTGTCGGCGGTCACTGCATCCCCGTCGACCCGTCCTACCTCTCCTACACGGTGCGCAAGCTGGGCTACCCGTTCCGCTTCGTCGAACTGGCCCAGGAGATCAACGAGCGGATGCCGTCGTACGTGGTGGCCCGCGTGCAGCGCCTGCTCAACCGGCACAGGAAGCCGGTCAACGGCTCCAGGGTGCTGTTGCTCGGTGTCACGTACAAGCCCGACATCGCCGACGAGCGTGAGACCCCGGCCCTGCCGGTCGCGCGGGCGCTGCGGGAGCTGGGCGCGGAACTGGTCTTCGCCGACCCGTACGTCAAGGACTGGCGGGTCGACGGAGTCCAGGTGCCGCGCGAGGAAGACCTCGCCAAGGGAGTCGTCGAAGCCGACGTGACGCTGTTGCTTCAGCAACACGCCGCCTTCGACCTGTCGATTGTCGAGGACCAAGGCAAGCTCGTGCTCGACACCCGAGGCGTGCTCGCCGAGGGTGAACGCGTCGAGCGGCTCTAG
- the hisC gene encoding histidinol-phosphate transaminase gives MPRFRAILDTMPPYRAGKAVVSADGRSYKLSSNESPYEPLPSVVEAVARAAAQMHRYPDPAATGLTEALAERFGVPAEHIALGAGSVTVAQQLFETVSEPGAEVIYAWRSFEAYPLLADLAGATSVRVPLLGEGHHLEAMADAITPHTRMIFVCNPNNPTGTVVQAAELEAFLDRVPENVLVVLDEAYHEYVRDAGVPDGVTVYRDRPNVAVLRTFSKAYGLAGLRAGYLIAAEPVASAVRKTIVPFAVNHLAQAAAIASLAAEDELLERVDTVVKERDRVRGALVAQGWTVPATEANFVWLRLGERTLDFAEACAAEGVAVRPFAGEGVRVSIGDAEANDTFLAAAAAFPRS, from the coding sequence ATGCCTCGTTTCCGCGCGATCCTGGACACAATGCCCCCTTACCGGGCAGGCAAGGCCGTGGTGTCCGCCGACGGCCGGTCCTACAAGCTCTCCTCGAACGAATCCCCCTACGAGCCGCTGCCCTCGGTCGTCGAGGCGGTCGCCAGGGCCGCGGCCCAGATGCACCGCTATCCCGACCCGGCCGCCACCGGGCTGACCGAGGCGCTCGCCGAGCGGTTCGGCGTGCCGGCCGAGCACATCGCGCTCGGCGCGGGCTCGGTGACGGTGGCCCAGCAGCTCTTCGAGACCGTGAGCGAGCCGGGCGCCGAAGTGATCTACGCCTGGCGGTCCTTCGAGGCGTATCCGCTCCTGGCCGACCTGGCGGGGGCGACCTCGGTGCGGGTCCCGCTGCTGGGCGAGGGGCACCACCTGGAGGCCATGGCCGACGCGATCACCCCGCACACTCGCATGATCTTCGTCTGCAACCCGAACAACCCGACCGGTACGGTGGTCCAGGCGGCCGAGCTGGAGGCATTCCTGGACCGGGTGCCGGAGAACGTGCTCGTCGTGCTCGACGAGGCCTACCACGAGTACGTCAGGGACGCCGGGGTCCCCGATGGGGTCACCGTCTACCGTGACCGGCCGAACGTGGCGGTGCTGCGCACCTTCTCCAAGGCGTACGGGCTGGCCGGGCTCCGGGCGGGCTATCTGATCGCCGCGGAGCCGGTGGCGTCGGCGGTCCGCAAGACGATCGTGCCGTTCGCGGTCAACCACCTCGCCCAGGCCGCCGCGATCGCCTCGCTGGCCGCCGAGGACGAGTTGCTGGAGCGGGTGGACACAGTGGTCAAGGAGCGCGACCGGGTCCGCGGGGCGCTCGTCGCCCAGGGCTGGACGGTGCCGGCGACCGAGGCCAACTTCGTCTGGCTCCGGCTGGGCGAGCGCACGCTCGACTTCGCCGAGGCGTGCGCGGCCGAGGGCGTCGCGGTGCGGCCCTTCGCCGGTGAGGGCGTCCGTGTCTCCATCGGCGACGCCGAGGCCAATGACACCTTCCTGGCGGCCGCGGCGGCCTTCCCGAGGAGCTGA
- the wecB gene encoding non-hydrolyzing UDP-N-acetylglucosamine 2-epimerase produces MRDFDRPGAAQGPENPLVLHVLGARPNFVKAAPVVRALAELGVRQGIIHTGQHYDALMSDVFFADLGLPEPIANLAVGSGSHARQTAALLVGLEDVVLEQRPTLVVVYGDVNSTLAAILVCAKLNVPTAHVEAGLRSFDRGMPEEVNRVITDGLSDILFATSPDALSHLAAEGIDPARVHLVGNPMIDSLFSALDHLDPAPVRSRLGLPERYGVATLHRPGNVDDPASAKELVEAVLSVSERLPIMVPLHPRGRTRLAEAGLVDGENLRIVDPLGYVDFLSLVRGATLVVTDSGGVQEETTMLGVPCLTVRPNTERPITITHGTNRLVTPAQLPAAADLALADGAATPSGELPPLWDGKAGPRIARVIESWLRGNNLSPAGQSVPPKSL; encoded by the coding sequence ATGAGGGACTTCGACCGTCCGGGTGCTGCTCAGGGCCCGGAGAATCCCCTTGTCCTGCACGTGCTGGGCGCACGGCCCAACTTCGTGAAGGCCGCTCCCGTGGTGCGCGCGCTCGCCGAACTGGGCGTGCGGCAGGGCATCATCCACACCGGTCAGCACTACGACGCGCTCATGTCGGACGTGTTCTTCGCCGACCTCGGCCTCCCCGAGCCGATCGCCAACCTGGCCGTCGGTTCCGGCTCGCACGCCCGCCAGACGGCGGCGCTGCTCGTCGGCCTTGAGGACGTGGTGCTTGAGCAGCGGCCGACGCTGGTCGTCGTCTACGGCGACGTGAACTCGACGCTGGCCGCGATCCTGGTGTGCGCCAAGCTCAACGTGCCGACCGCGCACGTGGAGGCGGGCCTGCGCTCCTTCGACCGTGGGATGCCCGAAGAGGTCAACCGGGTCATCACCGACGGTCTGTCCGACATCCTCTTCGCCACCTCCCCCGACGCGCTCTCCCACCTGGCCGCCGAGGGGATCGACCCGGCCCGGGTGCACCTCGTCGGCAACCCGATGATCGACAGCCTGTTCTCGGCGCTGGACCACCTCGACCCCGCCCCGGTCCGCTCCCGGCTCGGTCTTCCCGAGCGGTACGGGGTCGCCACCCTGCACCGTCCCGGCAACGTCGACGACCCCGCCTCCGCCAAGGAGCTGGTCGAGGCGGTGCTGTCGGTGAGCGAGCGCCTTCCGATCATGGTGCCGCTGCACCCGCGCGGCCGGACCCGCCTGGCCGAGGCCGGGCTGGTGGACGGGGAGAATCTGCGCATCGTCGATCCGCTGGGCTACGTGGACTTCCTGTCGCTGGTGCGGGGCGCGACGCTGGTCGTCACCGACTCCGGCGGCGTCCAGGAGGAGACGACCATGCTGGGCGTCCCCTGCCTTACCGTGCGGCCCAACACCGAGCGGCCGATCACCATCACGCACGGCACCAACCGGCTGGTCACCCCGGCGCAGCTGCCCGCCGCCGCCGACCTGGCGCTGGCGGACGGCGCGGCGACGCCGTCGGGCGAGCTGCCCCCGCTCTGGGACGGCAAGGCCGGCCCTCGGATCGCCCGGGTGATCGAGAGCTGGTTGCGTGGCAACAACCTCTCCCCGGCTGGGCAGTCCGTACCGCCCAAATCCCTTTAA
- a CDS encoding DUF4434 domain-containing protein — translation MRWLIALLGVAILAGVVAFVVITPAEDGSPTSGSSPLALSPSLSPSSSPSVPVPEATEFTDPCGTFDTAMGAPYAITGYWLVPTADHCTWRRQFAAIHKVGGDTVIRIGWGLQARRVDDGGRILDGEGKVDPRYEPCEENGVPCVTAAENDLRAANPGNRVSWTFVYRTDEAFGSQLFRCPEFERKIVTRKAVFYRIVATDDGSDDASCENIRGKGRGYHVILIAGAHEDSLTELLDLGDQFGVKVFPALPLAPRDPAQQTRAAKQGTNTLTTLTRRVMQDYGARFRDRPSLGGFYQPFELQMREMKYTGEADDDHPTLKMYASQHEIVEQEMPGRPVLVSPYLDARKEKPFSATPQQVATGFEALVRTGVGIIAPQDSRGTGKVGLFWPDQREEKVDKRLRPVVGDEANGDAYHGSTRDYYREMSTVRAEMAEQGHNVELWANVEAFEPSDDELSDDGPCAAGSSRGRTDKERLDTAVAQVGRYVSKVVSYMWSDFYTCGSPSLAEEIARDWNRPIAADAVRMQRDIQDGMEIRGYNMPMGSKVTITWEGRQEPRVVDVAGVNLTDLPPGLPVRMETAWIPFDWSQVPEDTWVEISVVAADGRAASEPLHVRVRL, via the coding sequence GTGCGCTGGCTCATCGCTCTTCTGGGCGTGGCGATCCTCGCGGGAGTGGTGGCGTTCGTGGTGATCACGCCCGCCGAGGACGGCTCTCCGACCAGTGGGAGCTCACCGCTCGCCCTCTCGCCCTCGCTCTCGCCTTCGTCCTCCCCCTCGGTGCCGGTGCCGGAGGCGACCGAGTTCACCGACCCGTGTGGCACGTTCGACACGGCCATGGGGGCGCCGTACGCGATCACCGGCTACTGGCTCGTCCCGACCGCCGACCACTGCACCTGGCGACGGCAGTTCGCCGCCATCCACAAGGTGGGCGGCGACACCGTGATCCGGATCGGCTGGGGCCTGCAGGCCCGCAGGGTCGACGACGGCGGCCGGATCCTCGACGGCGAGGGGAAGGTCGATCCCCGCTACGAACCGTGCGAGGAGAACGGGGTGCCGTGCGTGACCGCGGCGGAGAACGACCTCAGAGCGGCCAACCCGGGCAACCGGGTGAGCTGGACGTTCGTCTACCGGACCGACGAGGCGTTCGGCTCCCAGCTCTTCCGCTGCCCCGAGTTCGAGCGGAAGATCGTCACGAGGAAGGCCGTCTTCTACCGGATCGTCGCCACCGACGACGGCAGCGACGACGCGAGCTGCGAGAACATCAGGGGCAAGGGGCGTGGCTACCACGTGATCCTGATCGCGGGCGCGCACGAGGACAGCCTCACCGAGCTGCTCGACCTCGGTGACCAGTTCGGGGTGAAGGTGTTCCCCGCGCTGCCGCTGGCCCCCCGCGACCCGGCGCAGCAGACCCGGGCCGCCAAGCAGGGCACGAACACGCTCACCACGCTCACCCGGCGCGTCATGCAGGACTACGGTGCCCGTTTCCGGGACCGGCCCTCGCTGGGCGGCTTCTACCAGCCGTTCGAGTTGCAGATGCGTGAGATGAAGTACACCGGCGAGGCGGACGACGACCACCCGACGCTCAAGATGTACGCCTCGCAGCACGAGATCGTTGAGCAGGAGATGCCGGGCAGGCCCGTCCTCGTCAGCCCCTACCTTGACGCCCGCAAGGAGAAGCCGTTCAGCGCCACTCCCCAGCAGGTGGCCACGGGCTTCGAGGCCCTGGTCAGAACCGGGGTCGGAATCATCGCGCCACAGGACAGCCGGGGAACGGGGAAGGTCGGGTTGTTCTGGCCCGACCAGCGCGAGGAGAAGGTCGACAAGCGGCTGCGGCCGGTCGTCGGAGACGAGGCCAACGGTGACGCCTACCACGGCTCGACCCGCGACTACTACCGGGAGATGTCAACCGTCCGGGCTGAGATGGCAGAGCAGGGCCACAACGTGGAGCTCTGGGCCAATGTCGAGGCGTTCGAGCCCTCCGACGACGAGCTGTCCGACGACGGGCCCTGCGCCGCCGGATCCTCGCGGGGACGCACCGACAAGGAACGGCTCGACACGGCCGTGGCACAGGTCGGGCGCTACGTCTCCAAGGTCGTCTCCTACATGTGGAGCGACTTCTACACCTGCGGCTCGCCGTCCCTCGCCGAGGAGATCGCCCGTGACTGGAACCGGCCCATCGCGGCCGACGCGGTCCGCATGCAACGCGACATCCAGGACGGTATGGAGATCCGCGGCTACAACATGCCCATGGGGTCCAAGGTCACGATTACCTGGGAGGGCCGGCAGGAGCCCCGCGTCGTCGACGTGGCCGGGGTGAACCTCACGGACCTGCCGCCCGGCCTGCCGGTGCGGATGGAGACGGCGTGGATCCCGTTCGACTGGTCCCAGGTGCCCGAGGACACCTGGGTCGAGATCTCGGTCGTCGCGGCCGACGGGCGGGCCGCCTCCGAGCCGTTGCACGTCCGGGTGAGGCTCTGA
- a CDS encoding glycosyltransferase family protein: MSDETPEEPKFQRLGPINWLPEERKVVERFEERVRDLERRLAIAEAKADYAQWKLESTKVQRPYRVAEALTAAKGSGVTALPGRLRSAMQARKGPKPPRPVAEVIAELNQQGPVVDVPQVKWPTGPIVRPDMKVAVILDDFSRMAFKYEWDQIEFGLRDWPEIFAERRPELLFVESAWHGNQGRWRYQMTGTNAPKPELRALIDWCRVEGIPTVFWNKEDPPNFDFFIDTAKLFDYVFTCDGDMVSRYREVLGHDRVDVLQFAAQPRVHNPIQEKRGRLNDVVFAGMYFRDKHPERREQMETVLAPIRELGLHIFARNGTVDEKYAWPAEYVPHIVGELPYDQMLAAYKMYKVFLNVNSVLDSPTMCARRVFELSACSTSIVSGWSRAIEETFGSLIPIARDELESYNQVLHLINSPELRARQGHLAMREVFDKHLFSHRVDQILELLGKPVQRRTRSISVVLPTNRATQIEHAISSVAKQTHRPVQLVMVLHGLDIDPVVVADKARMAGITDVVVLPADSSLSLGACLNLGIATAEGELIAKMDDDNLYGEHYLSDLARAFDYSDAELVGKGAHYAYFEGSNTTMLRLPGLEHRYAFLVQGGTFLGKADMFRHYGFEDVTRGEDTRLVRRLKEDRVKIYSADRFNFVYWRSGDAGMHTWQADDIKLTRNAQFSFAGHPDAHVMI; this comes from the coding sequence ATGAGCGATGAGACCCCCGAAGAGCCGAAGTTCCAGCGTCTCGGGCCGATCAACTGGCTGCCCGAGGAGCGCAAGGTCGTCGAGCGCTTCGAGGAGCGCGTCCGGGACCTTGAGCGGCGGCTCGCCATCGCCGAGGCGAAGGCCGACTACGCGCAGTGGAAGCTGGAGTCGACCAAGGTGCAGCGCCCGTACCGGGTGGCCGAGGCGCTGACCGCGGCCAAGGGGTCGGGGGTCACCGCGCTGCCGGGCAGGCTGCGCTCCGCGATGCAGGCGCGCAAGGGCCCCAAGCCGCCCCGCCCGGTGGCCGAGGTGATCGCCGAACTCAACCAGCAGGGGCCCGTGGTCGACGTACCGCAGGTCAAGTGGCCGACCGGTCCCATCGTCCGCCCGGACATGAAGGTCGCTGTCATCCTGGACGACTTCTCCCGGATGGCGTTCAAGTACGAGTGGGACCAGATCGAGTTCGGGCTCCGCGACTGGCCGGAGATCTTCGCCGAGCGCCGGCCCGAGCTGCTGTTCGTGGAGTCGGCCTGGCACGGCAACCAGGGCCGCTGGCGCTACCAGATGACCGGGACGAACGCCCCCAAGCCCGAGCTGCGCGCCCTGATCGACTGGTGCCGCGTCGAGGGGATCCCCACGGTCTTCTGGAACAAGGAGGACCCGCCGAACTTTGACTTCTTCATCGACACGGCCAAGCTGTTCGACTACGTCTTCACCTGCGACGGCGACATGGTTTCCCGCTACCGCGAGGTGCTGGGCCACGACCGGGTCGACGTCCTGCAGTTCGCCGCTCAGCCCCGGGTGCACAACCCGATCCAGGAGAAGCGCGGGCGCCTGAACGACGTGGTCTTCGCGGGCATGTACTTCAGGGACAAGCACCCCGAGCGCCGCGAGCAGATGGAGACCGTCCTCGCTCCGATCCGCGAGCTCGGCCTGCACATCTTCGCGCGCAACGGGACCGTGGACGAGAAGTACGCCTGGCCTGCCGAGTACGTCCCGCACATCGTGGGCGAGCTCCCGTACGACCAGATGCTGGCCGCGTACAAGATGTACAAGGTCTTCCTCAACGTGAACTCGGTGCTCGACTCGCCGACCATGTGCGCTCGCCGGGTCTTCGAGCTGTCGGCCTGCTCGACGTCGATCGTCTCGGGCTGGTCCCGGGCCATCGAGGAGACCTTCGGGTCGCTGATCCCGATCGCCCGTGACGAGCTGGAGTCGTACAACCAGGTCCTGCACCTGATCAACAGCCCCGAGCTGCGCGCCCGCCAGGGGCATCTGGCGATGCGCGAGGTCTTCGACAAACACCTGTTCTCGCACCGGGTGGACCAGATCCTGGAACTGCTCGGCAAGCCGGTTCAGCGGCGGACCCGGTCGATCTCGGTGGTGCTGCCCACCAACCGCGCCACCCAGATCGAGCACGCGATCTCCTCGGTGGCCAAGCAGACCCACCGTCCTGTCCAGCTCGTCATGGTCCTGCACGGGCTCGACATCGACCCCGTCGTGGTGGCCGACAAGGCGCGGATGGCCGGGATCACCGACGTCGTGGTGCTGCCCGCCGACTCGTCGCTGTCACTGGGTGCCTGCCTCAACCTGGGCATCGCCACCGCGGAGGGCGAGCTGATCGCCAAGATGGACGACGACAACCTGTACGGCGAGCACTACCTGTCGGACCTGGCTCGCGCCTTCGACTACTCCGACGCCGAACTGGTCGGCAAGGGCGCGCACTACGCCTACTTCGAGGGCAGCAACACCACGATGCTGCGCCTGCCGGGTCTGGAGCACCGCTACGCCTTCCTGGTGCAGGGCGGCACCTTCCTCGGCAAGGCCGACATGTTCCGGCACTACGGCTTCGAGGACGTGACCCGGGGCGAGGACACCCGTCTGGTCCGCCGGCTCAAGGAGGATCGGGTCAAGATCTACTCCGCGGACCGGTTCAACTTCGTCTACTGGCGCAGCGGCGACGCGGGCATGCACACCTGGCAGGCCGACGACATCAAGCTCACCCGCAACGCGCAGTTCTCTTTTGCGGGGCATCCGGATGCGCATGTGATGATCTGA
- a CDS encoding NUDIX hydrolase: MVPRIPVSVDLVVLTVRFQALSALVWRRDNPPYEGRWALPGGFIHLDEDLPAAAERILAERAGLPGAPVHLEQLQTYGYPDRDPRQRVLSVAYLGLAPDLPASTEAHMNWQPVSALLREMAFDHRRIMVDGVERARGKLEYTPLGAAFCPPEFTVAELRRVYEIVWGRVLDPRNFHRKVTRAEGFLVPTGETTTRDGGRPAKLYRRGPATFLHPPMLRSLKE, from the coding sequence ATGGTTCCGCGCATTCCCGTCAGCGTGGACCTGGTCGTCCTCACGGTGCGCTTCCAGGCGCTGAGCGCACTCGTCTGGCGGCGCGACAACCCGCCGTACGAGGGACGCTGGGCCCTGCCAGGCGGCTTCATCCACCTCGACGAGGACCTGCCCGCCGCCGCAGAGCGGATTCTCGCGGAACGGGCGGGCCTGCCGGGCGCACCCGTCCACCTGGAACAGCTGCAGACCTACGGCTACCCCGACCGCGACCCGCGCCAGCGCGTGCTGAGCGTGGCCTACCTCGGTCTCGCCCCCGACCTTCCCGCCTCCACCGAGGCGCACATGAACTGGCAGCCGGTCTCCGCGCTACTGCGCGAGATGGCCTTCGACCACCGGCGCATCATGGTCGACGGGGTCGAGCGGGCCCGGGGCAAGCTCGAATACACCCCGCTCGGCGCGGCCTTCTGCCCGCCGGAGTTCACCGTCGCCGAGCTGCGCCGGGTCTACGAGATCGTCTGGGGCCGGGTTCTCGACCCGCGGAACTTCCACCGCAAGGTCACCAGGGCCGAGGGCTTCCTGGTGCCCACCGGCGAGACCACCACCCGCGACGGCGGCCGCCCCGCCAAGCTCTACCGCCGAGGGCCCGCCACGTTCCTCCACCCTCCGATGCTCCGCTCCCTCAAGGAGTAG
- a CDS encoding glycosyltransferase: MHVLVMTVVHHPEDARILHRQIRALVDAGHEVTYAAPYTARGVMARSWVNGVDLPRAAERKRLSAVRAARKVFKRMRGQVDLAVIHDPELLLAVVGVRKRPPVVWDVHEDTPATLSLKPWLPAFLRPPVRFMARLLEGTAERHLHLLLAETAYAGRFHQAHLVVPNETWVPDEVTPPGDDRIVYLGWLSEARGVREAIEVARLLRPYRVAVELIGYADPQSRPTLNEAVAEGVLEWRDFMPNDEALKRLDGALAGLSLLHDEPNYRHSMPTKIVEYMAHGIPVITTPSPRAVELVERYDSGMVVPWQDPKAVAQAVLFLRDDVRERHAQGARGYAAARANHHWPNSARRFVAQLEAWAGVKS, translated from the coding sequence GTGCACGTGCTCGTCATGACCGTGGTGCATCATCCCGAGGACGCCCGGATCCTGCACCGGCAGATCCGCGCGCTCGTGGATGCCGGTCATGAGGTCACGTACGCGGCCCCGTACACGGCGCGGGGCGTCATGGCCCGCTCCTGGGTGAACGGCGTCGATCTCCCCCGTGCCGCCGAGCGCAAGCGGCTGTCGGCGGTGCGCGCCGCGCGCAAGGTCTTCAAGCGCATGCGCGGGCAGGTGGATCTCGCGGTCATCCACGACCCTGAGCTGCTGCTCGCGGTGGTGGGGGTGCGCAAGCGGCCCCCGGTGGTCTGGGACGTGCACGAGGACACTCCGGCGACCCTGTCACTGAAGCCCTGGCTGCCGGCGTTCCTCCGACCGCCGGTGCGTTTCATGGCCCGCCTCCTCGAAGGTACCGCCGAGCGACACCTGCACCTGCTGCTGGCCGAGACCGCCTACGCCGGACGGTTCCACCAGGCGCACCTGGTGGTGCCCAACGAGACCTGGGTGCCCGACGAGGTGACGCCGCCGGGTGACGACCGCATCGTCTATCTCGGCTGGCTGTCGGAGGCACGCGGGGTGCGCGAGGCCATCGAGGTGGCCCGGTTGCTCCGGCCGTACCGGGTGGCGGTCGAGCTGATCGGCTACGCCGACCCGCAGTCACGGCCGACGCTGAACGAGGCCGTGGCGGAGGGCGTGCTGGAGTGGCGCGACTTCATGCCCAACGACGAGGCGCTCAAGCGGCTCGACGGCGCGCTGGCCGGTCTCTCCCTGCTGCACGACGAGCCCAACTACCGGCACTCCATGCCCACGAAGATCGTGGAGTACATGGCCCACGGCATTCCGGTGATCACCACCCCCTCGCCCCGCGCGGTGGAGCTGGTCGAGCGCTACGACAGCGGCATGGTCGTGCCCTGGCAGGATCCCAAAGCCGTGGCCCAGGCCGTGCTCTTCCTCCGCGACGACGTCAGGGAGAGGCATGCTCAGGGGGCTCGGGGGTATGCGGCGGCCCGTGCGAATCACCACTGGCCCAACTCGGCCCGTCGTTTTGTCGCCCAGCTGGAGGCGTGGGCGGGCGTCAAGAGCTGA
- a CDS encoding glycosyltransferase family 4 protein: MSAKSARAGLRGLIKGFVQHPVIVSRVVATKVKSDPVRVAQAAAETLPSSVRPIVGRFAWPVARRAKIVVRKLGMRMVKGPWTEAKEHFDAGRMSEAAEVLRAHTRYPFIKRRAAYYAGELAAIQPNPIPPKAKVIVGERFRGRVLHCVTNALPYTQAGYTVRTHRIVTSQKAAGLDPHVVTSWGWPMMQGHADAMPYEEIDGIPYHRLIPSGEVPFESQGRMIRGAGEVTELVRTLRPQVLHAATDHRNGSVALAVRERTGTPMVYEVRGFLEETWASRDPKRIGSQRHVLQRDREAFIMRSADAVVTLAETMATEIVERGVPREKIYLAPNAVDDSLLSAEYDGAAFRAAYGIEPGDIVMGSVSSIVAYEGFATMINAAALLRDEGAPVKMLLVGDGVERAALLEQVEELGLGDIAILPGRVGPDEALQAQSAIDIFVCPREDLRVCRLVTPLKPVEAMALGKPVVLSDLPALSELVGSDGAGLLVPAGDPEALAKAIAGLRDDPERRAEMGEAGRAEVAAKRTWSRIAETYRDIYRSIAD; the protein is encoded by the coding sequence GTGTCGGCGAAGTCGGCCAGGGCCGGGCTGCGCGGACTGATCAAGGGTTTCGTCCAGCACCCGGTGATCGTCTCCCGGGTCGTGGCGACAAAGGTCAAGTCAGATCCGGTACGCGTGGCGCAGGCGGCTGCCGAGACGCTCCCGTCGAGCGTCCGTCCCATCGTGGGCCGGTTCGCCTGGCCGGTCGCGCGCCGCGCCAAGATCGTCGTACGCAAGCTCGGCATGCGCATGGTCAAGGGCCCGTGGACCGAGGCGAAGGAGCACTTCGACGCCGGCCGGATGAGCGAGGCCGCCGAGGTGCTCCGGGCACACACCCGCTACCCCTTCATCAAGCGCCGGGCCGCCTACTACGCCGGAGAACTGGCCGCGATCCAGCCGAACCCGATCCCGCCCAAGGCCAAGGTGATCGTGGGCGAGCGGTTCCGCGGCCGGGTGCTGCACTGCGTGACCAACGCGCTGCCGTACACGCAGGCCGGTTACACGGTCCGCACGCACCGCATCGTCACCTCGCAGAAGGCCGCCGGGCTGGATCCGCACGTCGTGACCAGCTGGGGCTGGCCGATGATGCAGGGCCACGCCGACGCGATGCCGTACGAGGAGATCGACGGGATTCCCTACCACCGGCTGATCCCGAGCGGTGAGGTGCCCTTCGAGAGCCAGGGGCGGATGATCCGGGGCGCCGGAGAGGTCACCGAGCTGGTCAGGACCCTGCGGCCGCAGGTGCTGCACGCCGCGACGGATCACCGCAACGGCTCGGTGGCGCTGGCGGTGCGCGAGCGGACCGGCACGCCGATGGTCTACGAGGTCCGGGGCTTTCTGGAGGAGACCTGGGCCTCCCGCGACCCCAAGCGCATCGGCAGCCAGCGGCACGTGCTCCAGCGCGACCGCGAGGCGTTCATCATGCGCTCCGCCGACGCGGTGGTCACCCTCGCGGAGACCATGGCCACCGAGATCGTCGAGCGCGGGGTGCCGAGGGAAAAGATCTACCTGGCGCCGAACGCGGTGGACGACTCGCTGCTCAGCGCCGAGTACGACGGTGCGGCGTTCCGCGCCGCCTACGGCATCGAGCCCGGCGACATCGTCATGGGTTCGGTGTCGAGCATCGTGGCCTACGAGGGCTTCGCCACCATGATCAATGCCGCCGCGCTGCTGCGGGACGAGGGCGCGCCGGTCAAGATGCTGCTCGTCGGCGACGGCGTGGAGCGGGCGGCACTGCTGGAGCAGGTCGAGGAGCTGGGGCTCGGCGACATCGCGATCCTGCCGGGACGGGTCGGCCCCGACGAGGCACTGCAGGCCCAATCGGCGATCGACATCTTCGTCTGTCCCCGGGAGGACCTGCGCGTCTGCCGACTTGTCACGCCGTTGAAACCGGTCGAGGCGATGGCTCTCGGCAAGCCGGTCGTACTGAGCGACCTGCCCGCCCTGTCGGAGCTCGTGGGCTCCGACGGCGCCGGGCTTCTGGTGCCCGCGGGGGACCCCGAGGCACTGGCCAAGGCGATCGCCGGACTGCGTGACGATCCGGAGCGAAGGGCCGAGATGGGCGAGGCCGGACGGGCAGAGGTGGCCGCGAAGCGTACCTGGAGCCGCATCGCGGAGACGTACCGTGATATTTACCGATCGATTGCCGATTGA